A portion of the Actomonas aquatica genome contains these proteins:
- a CDS encoding sensor histidine kinase has product MNLITRLTLILTVVFAGIAIAVGLSYRSTKQKIELLIADRTQEHASYFRSAAKLQSAGLKSLVASYSWWDDMVAFVAEPDPKWASSNIDNIVGMPGGCDALWVLNDRFELLHTIDVDYRHPPLPFTSASLLAEHIDSNYEFSFYTNLGGQVWQIFGAAIQDPQFWRHETPTVGYMLIGKRWDEAWLVQLGDLSQTRLSLMLNPDGVPEFEPQTTRARANHDFSFTSVINGIGDTPIATVHGRFDATALEQMRGSLGEQALIFASSIAILVALLAIFIGFTVVRPLGRITRSLESRNPIHLADLLVAKSDFGEVARLLSSQFRQGRMLQEEIRRRIASADGDDDEAERESNEALRLRLASNLHDGPLQSLYAAGLKISSMEAATTAGRPSTTSQLAAIRTILTECTADLRNLLLDLEPEELRDQDLESSLQRFERYMQSISRQSAQLSIEEGVLDGLSRDAQLHIYYITRELISNAARHARPEHTSLFLRREAGFLVMRWENDGFAPHESLKSGNGLRNIGQRIQQLEGTWTYRIHRGRTWQVSIELPFTALFGAMNVTAVAELEAARRNSRSPFPTPDS; this is encoded by the coding sequence ATGAACCTGATCACCCGCCTCACCCTCATCCTTACCGTCGTCTTCGCCGGTATCGCGATCGCGGTGGGTCTGTCTTATCGCTCGACCAAGCAGAAGATCGAGCTGCTCATCGCCGACCGCACGCAGGAGCACGCCAGCTATTTTCGCAGTGCCGCCAAGCTCCAGAGCGCCGGCCTCAAGAGCCTCGTCGCCAGCTACTCCTGGTGGGATGACATGGTGGCCTTCGTGGCCGAGCCCGATCCCAAGTGGGCTTCGTCCAACATCGACAACATCGTGGGCATGCCCGGCGGCTGCGACGCTCTGTGGGTGCTGAACGACCGCTTCGAATTACTCCACACCATCGATGTGGACTACCGCCACCCACCTTTGCCCTTCACCTCCGCGTCGTTACTCGCGGAACACATCGACTCGAACTACGAGTTCTCTTTCTACACCAACCTCGGCGGCCAAGTCTGGCAAATCTTCGGCGCCGCGATCCAGGACCCCCAGTTTTGGCGTCACGAGACGCCGACCGTGGGCTACATGCTCATCGGCAAACGCTGGGATGAAGCCTGGTTAGTCCAACTCGGCGATCTCAGCCAGACTCGCCTGAGTCTCATGCTCAATCCCGATGGCGTGCCGGAATTTGAGCCGCAAACCACCCGCGCCCGCGCTAACCACGACTTCAGTTTCACGTCGGTTATCAACGGTATCGGCGACACCCCCATCGCCACCGTGCACGGACGTTTTGATGCCACCGCCCTCGAGCAGATGCGCGGGTCGCTTGGCGAACAGGCTCTCATCTTTGCCAGCAGCATCGCCATTCTCGTCGCCCTGCTCGCCATCTTCATCGGTTTCACGGTGGTCCGCCCCCTCGGCCGCATCACCCGCTCCCTCGAATCCCGCAACCCGATTCACCTGGCCGACCTATTGGTGGCAAAATCCGATTTTGGCGAAGTCGCCCGGCTGCTGTCCTCCCAGTTCCGCCAAGGTCGCATGCTGCAGGAAGAGATCCGCCGCCGCATCGCCAGCGCCGACGGCGACGACGACGAAGCCGAACGCGAGAGCAACGAAGCCCTGCGCCTGCGCCTCGCTTCCAACCTCCACGACGGCCCGTTGCAATCGCTCTACGCCGCCGGCCTTAAAATCAGTTCCATGGAAGCCGCCACCACGGCTGGTCGCCCCTCCACCACCTCGCAGCTCGCTGCCATCCGCACCATCCTCACCGAGTGCACGGCCGACCTGCGCAACCTCCTCCTGGACCTCGAACCCGAAGAACTCCGCGACCAGGACCTCGAATCGTCGCTGCAGCGTTTCGAACGCTACATGCAATCCATCTCCCGCCAGTCCGCCCAACTTTCCATCGAGGAAGGCGTGCTCGATGGCCTCTCCCGCGACGCCCAGCTCCACATTTATTACATCACGCGCGAGCTCATCTCCAACGCCGCCCGCCACGCTCGCCCCGAGCACACCTCGCTCTTTCTCCGGCGCGAAGCCGGCTTCCTCGTCATGCGTTGGGAAAACGACGGTTTCGCGCCGCACGAATCGCTCAAGTCCGGCAATGGCCTCCGTAACATCGGCCAACGCATTCAACAGCTCGAGGGCACCTGGACCTATCGCATCCACCGCGGCCGCACCTGGCAGGTCTCCATCGAACTCCCCTTCACCGCTCTCTTCGGCGCCATGAATGTGACCGCGGTCGCCGAACTCGAAGCCGCGCGGCGCAATTCCCGCTCGCCCTTCCCTACCCCGGACTCCTGA
- a CDS encoding transmembrane 220 family protein, translating into MLLALRILHGIMAALFVLSALVQYNDPSPAPWILLYAAAATAAGFAAAGRSTSWLAPALIVVCLWWEMYYIRLGAWHTPFTDLTEEWHMTDQTIVDGREFYALILIAFWMAVVMLSRPRSRAPTAADNDASRDA; encoded by the coding sequence ATGCTCCTGGCCCTTCGCATCCTTCACGGCATCATGGCTGCACTTTTTGTGCTGTCCGCCTTGGTCCAATACAACGACCCCTCCCCGGCGCCGTGGATCCTGCTCTACGCGGCCGCCGCCACCGCGGCTGGGTTTGCCGCCGCTGGGCGCAGCACCAGTTGGCTCGCGCCTGCGCTCATCGTCGTATGCCTCTGGTGGGAGATGTATTACATCCGCCTCGGGGCCTGGCATACGCCCTTCACCGACCTCACCGAGGAGTGGCATATGACCGACCAAACCATCGTTGATGGCCGCGAGTTCTACGCCCTCATCCTCATCGCCTTCTGGATGGCCGTCGTTATGCTCAGCCGACCGCGTTCACGTGCACCGACCGCGGCCGACAATGATGCCTCCAGAGACGCCTGA
- a CDS encoding M3 family metallopeptidase produces MLLNHSLCRRLRGAFIMLTFAAGSLPNFAAETDVSSNPLLQDSPLPFGYPQFDLIKPEHFEPAFEVAMQAQRDEIAAIATNPEPATFENTIVALETAGRLLGRIDRIFSNLNGTITNEVFAAVDAKVAPLEAALYDELYLNADLFARVAAIHDQLDDLDLDPESRRLTEQTYTRFVRAGAKLDAAAKVRMSEINAELATLRTQFRQNVLAEVNASALLVDTAAELDGLSASAIATAAQAATDAGHEGKYLIALQNTSGQPALSALTNRDVRARLHAASLARGTRGNAYDNRLLAARTAKLRAERAQLLGYETYAAYALDERTAKTVDAVNGMLGRLAPAAAANVQKEIAALQEAIAADGQDFTLAAHDWDYYAAKVRSARFNYDESELRPYLELNRVVTDGVFYAANQLYGLTFKERPDLPVYHPDVRVWEVFDADGSTLAYFIGDFYARPSKRGGAWMNSYMVQSNLLGEHPVIGNHLNVEKPAAGEPTLLTWGQTNTLFHEFGHALHGMFSDVTYPSHAGTSVPRDFVEFPSQVNEMWRDWPSILEHYAVHYETGEPIPADLLAKIKAAAKFNQGFGTAEYLAASMLDQAWHQLTPEQVPTTAEAVLAFEADALEMAGLNIAAVPPRYRTTYFSHVFAGGYSAGYYSYIWSEVLDADSVEWFKQNGGLTRTNGDHFRDTLLSRGESKDPMELFSDFAGHEPRVEPLLERRGLTSTDSSDE; encoded by the coding sequence ATGCTATTGAATCACTCCCTCTGCCGCCGCCTCCGCGGGGCGTTTATCATGCTCACTTTTGCAGCCGGCAGTCTTCCGAACTTCGCCGCCGAAACGGACGTGAGCTCCAATCCGCTGCTCCAGGATAGTCCCCTACCCTTTGGCTATCCGCAGTTCGACCTGATCAAACCCGAGCACTTCGAACCCGCCTTCGAAGTCGCCATGCAAGCCCAGCGCGACGAGATCGCCGCCATCGCCACCAACCCCGAGCCCGCCACCTTCGAGAATACCATCGTGGCCCTCGAGACCGCCGGCCGACTCCTCGGCCGCATCGATCGCATCTTCTCCAATCTTAACGGCACCATCACCAACGAGGTCTTCGCCGCCGTGGATGCCAAAGTGGCTCCCCTCGAAGCCGCCCTCTACGACGAGCTCTACCTCAACGCCGACCTCTTCGCCCGCGTCGCCGCCATTCACGATCAACTCGACGACCTCGATCTCGATCCCGAATCCCGTCGCCTCACCGAGCAGACCTACACGCGCTTCGTGCGCGCCGGCGCCAAACTCGACGCCGCCGCCAAGGTCCGCATGAGCGAGATCAACGCCGAGCTCGCCACCCTGCGCACCCAGTTCCGCCAGAACGTGCTCGCCGAGGTCAACGCCTCCGCCCTGCTCGTCGACACCGCCGCCGAGCTCGACGGTCTCTCCGCCTCCGCCATTGCCACCGCCGCGCAGGCCGCGACCGACGCCGGTCACGAGGGCAAATATCTCATCGCCCTCCAAAACACCTCCGGCCAGCCCGCCCTCTCCGCCCTCACCAACCGCGACGTGCGCGCCCGCCTCCACGCCGCTTCCCTCGCTCGCGGCACGCGTGGCAACGCCTACGACAACCGCCTGCTCGCCGCCCGCACCGCCAAGCTCCGCGCCGAACGCGCCCAGCTCCTCGGCTACGAAACCTACGCCGCCTACGCCCTCGACGAACGCACCGCCAAGACCGTCGACGCCGTCAACGGCATGCTCGGTCGCCTCGCCCCCGCCGCCGCGGCCAACGTCCAGAAGGAGATCGCCGCCCTGCAGGAAGCCATCGCCGCCGACGGCCAGGACTTCACCCTCGCCGCCCACGACTGGGATTATTACGCCGCCAAGGTTCGCTCCGCGCGCTTCAACTACGACGAAAGCGAGCTGCGTCCCTACCTCGAGCTCAACCGCGTCGTCACCGACGGCGTGTTTTACGCCGCCAACCAGCTCTACGGTCTCACCTTTAAAGAGCGCCCCGACCTGCCCGTCTATCACCCCGACGTGCGCGTCTGGGAGGTGTTTGATGCCGACGGCTCCACCCTCGCCTACTTCATTGGCGATTTTTACGCCCGCCCTTCCAAACGCGGCGGCGCCTGGATGAACAGCTACATGGTGCAGTCCAACCTCCTCGGCGAACACCCCGTCATCGGCAACCACCTCAATGTCGAAAAGCCTGCCGCCGGCGAACCCACCCTGCTCACCTGGGGCCAGACCAACACCCTCTTCCACGAATTTGGCCACGCCCTCCACGGCATGTTCTCCGACGTCACTTACCCGAGCCACGCCGGCACCAGCGTCCCGCGCGATTTCGTCGAGTTCCCCTCGCAGGTGAACGAGATGTGGCGCGACTGGCCGTCCATCCTCGAGCACTACGCGGTGCACTACGAGACCGGCGAGCCGATCCCCGCCGACCTGCTGGCCAAGATCAAGGCCGCCGCGAAATTCAACCAAGGCTTCGGCACCGCCGAATACCTCGCCGCCTCCATGCTCGACCAAGCCTGGCACCAACTCACGCCCGAGCAGGTGCCGACCACCGCCGAGGCCGTGCTCGCCTTCGAAGCGGACGCGCTCGAGATGGCCGGCCTCAACATCGCCGCCGTGCCGCCGCGCTACCGCACCACCTACTTCTCCCACGTGTTCGCGGGCGGGTATTCAGCCGGCTACTACAGCTACATCTGGAGCGAGGTGCTCGATGCCGACAGCGTGGAATGGTTCAAACAAAACGGCGGGCTCACCCGCACCAATGGTGATCACTTCCGCGACACCCTGCTCTCGCGCGGCGAGTCCAAGGATCCGATGGAATTGTTCTCCGACTTCGCCGGCCACGAGCCACGCGTCGAACCGCTGCTCGAACGCCGCGGCCTGACCTCGACCGATTCCAGCGACGAATAA